The window CGCCTCAGGGGCCGCTGCTCCCGCTCCGGCCCGCCCCTCCCGGACGCGGGAGGCGGCGGCTCCCAGCATGGTGCGGTGCGGCGGGGCCGTGCTGCGGAAGGTTAGTGCGGGCGGCCTGGGGAGCGGTGGGGACGGGCCCTGGGTAGGatggggcggcgcggggagggctggcgggcagcggcggctccACTCCCGGCCCCGCGGCCTCGCCGTGCACCGGCTCTGCCCCTGGGGCTCTGCAGGCCGGCCCGTGAGGGATGGCTGCCGGGAGGGGAACGTCAGGTATTTCTCTTGCTGAAAAACATCTCGGAGGGTTACGTGTCTGTTTTCTGAAGGGTCGTTGTTGAAAGTTCTGTCTAAGCAGCTTTAGCCACGTTGATTCTAATGGCTACAAAATGAAATATAAGCAGAACATAATACCGTTGTCCCTAAATGAGGGTTCTTCACCCGGTGTGCGAGAGCCAGTCAGCACACCCAGTCACGATAtgtgcttttatttccattctgcagGATCAGGTGCCAGGCAattaacaacagccagcacaccgCAGCTTTCAGTGACAATATTTACAAGGATAATACACGACCATCCAATATTTATAAcgataaaatacagctgattggTTAATAATGATTCATTTTAAGCTCATGTTTAAAAGATTTAGGGAGGTTACTTGATTTGCATGCTCATTATTCACAAAGGCGTGTGTATTTTAGCATTATAATTATCCAGGGTTAGTTTGGGATACACTCTTGGCTTGACTTTGGTCCAGAAGTTATATTTTTTACTACCTTATGGCTAAGTTAGCAACTGCAAAAGAACACAAAGCACATTGTTTTATTTCATGTCCCGTTCAAGGTTAGGTACATTCCTTGATGTCTCAACCATGTCCCAGCTGAAACttcttgataaacttttaacttCGTTGTTTTGACATCAATACTGATATGAAACTTGTTGGTTTTTCTAGTATGGCAACTTTATAGACGATTTACGCGTTTATGTGAGAGGAGGAACTGGTGGAATGGGTTATCCTCGTctaggtggggaaggagggaaaggtggCGACGTCTGGTTCATCGCCCGAGAAGGAACTACCCTAAAGAGCATAAGGGAAAGATATCCCCAGAAGCGATTTATAGCTGGAACAGGAGTGAACAGCAGGTAAGAGtctgtttaattaaaattgtTATATACATCTTTTCCAGAAAGCAGAATGTCAACTTAAATTACTAAATCTGGTTTAATTTCTCCCAGTGTTAAAGCACTAaaaggtgaaaaaggaaaagattgtGAAGTTCACGTGCCTCCGGGAATTTCAGTTCTTTGTGATGATGGCACGCAGATTGGTAAgaacttctgctttgttttaatgtATCTAGTAGATACTGTCATGTTTATTGATAGCATCTAACCGACTTTTAACACTGGGATGTTTTAAGGTTACATATCTCCCAAaatatgtgtttgttttcctttgttttgacaAAGAGCGGACAAAAAACATGCTGTAGAAATTGTTGGAAAAGCAAGGACCCTTTCCAGAAATTAGCAGTAGTCAGTTTGTATCACTGtatgcagcagaaagaaaattgtcCTTCCAAACAAGTGTTAAAGGCTGAAAGCCATACCGACCCTCCACAGAATCATTAACGACCTTACATAAATTATGTATCCATAAACTCCCTGTAACTTTACTGAATTATGACATTGCTTAAAAGATAAAGATGTGTGCCGACTGACAACATTTCAAGTTATCTAAAATACTTCTCtggtttttactctttttttaaacagtggtaCTTGGTAGTAACTGGGGAGATCTCTTTCAATACGGTGCTCTTGGAATAGCTCTCAATGGCTCCTTTGCAGTTtctcagaggtttttttctgatgctgttcaGAGTTCAAACTACGTTCACAAATGACTCTGATTAGGATGTTTAACAAAATTGGATGTATGGCAAGAACTGTTTATGATATAGGCACATCAGTGTCTAAAGGTATCCCTGAATTATATAttcaaattttgcttttttttttttaatcattcttaCCTTAGGGGAGATGTTatgtttcttaatgaaaaaatagGGAACATCTGAAGAGTTTGCTGTAGCTACATCTTTATCAATGCAGATTTCTCATTGCATTCTTAAATTCAAGAATTGGAGGCTTCAGAACTACCGTCTTGGCTATACTTTGCCTGCCTGTACTTAGCACTTTTCTTGAAGTGAGTAACTATATGCCAGAGGGGAATACTGGGGTATGAttgctttcatttgtttccaAAGAGGGAAAAATACCATGACCCTTGCACAGCTCTTGCAAGGAAGCATACAGAAAATTGTCTGTTCATTGAAGATAGATTTAAGTGGAAAATCACAACTGAACTACTGCAGGGGATTGTCCTTTTTTACTAGTGAATTTATTTTCAGGAGAGCTTAATGCAGCAGGAGAGAGATTCCTAGCCGCTCGCGGAGGTCTTGGAGGCTCTTTGGCCACAAACTTCTTGCCTTGCAAAGGTCAGAGGCGAATTGTTCATCTTGATTTGAAACTTATAGCAGATGTTGGCTTAGTTGGGTAAGTACTGTAGTTTGAGAACTGATGTTAGAAAACAAAGTAGTAAATTTCAAATGGGATATCCAAAAAACTTGAAAGTTTGGTTGATGAGTGTTATCGTACATTTGCATTGCCACTTAAATTACTTGCAGTTTGCAAAAATCAGATAGAGTTTAAACCTatcaaaactaattttaaaattttcaatgtGTCAGTTATGATTTTGTGGGTGAAGGGCTTCATGGATCAGAGTAATATGTAATTATTAATATAATTGAATTTAGCAATTGCAGTGATTATCAAAATACTATTAGCAAATATTTATGAAGTAAGTAGGAGGTGCGAAACAGAGCCATGAACACTGTCCGCATTGCATCTTCGACTTTATGGTACTGGCACAAGTGAATCCTTTCAGTAGTAGTTTTAAGGAGAGTTTCAAAGGGTACGTAGCCTACTGTCCCAAATAAACAGCTTGGAAGGTTGGAAGGAAGTAACTACAAACTAGAAGAGTAGGACTTGCATTTCAATGTTGGTGCTTTATAACAAtgcagataaatatatttttatttggatAAAGATTTCAACAAACTACAATTGTAAATGTATCCTTCTACTTGGCATctgttttccctcccctccccgcctcgtGGTCCTTATTAATAAAAACCACAAGAAATGTAAACTGACAATGAGTTTGAGGTGGAAATAGTCTAATTGGTATATGCTGTTAAAGAATGGAAACTTGAAGACAGCAGGTTTTCtacctacatttttttttgcttattagAAATAATTCTGTTAATATCAGATTTATCTGACGTTATATAATTTTCAAGTGGTCTTTAGTAGTTACATGATagagaatgtttttcttgttttagaGTGTGTGAAAATATAGGCGTTTTATGACACTGGTGCtgcattaattttgcattttggcTTGTATTTTGGCTGACAGTTTCcctttaaaatggattaaaagaaTCATAAATTTATTAGAGGAGCATGTTATTTTCTTGTTGAGAGTATGAATCAGCCTCTGATGGTTTGTGGTTGTACTTTGatctctttgttatttttacttcagtAGATTTGCAAGTGGTTTGCTATTAGATCAGGTAAAAAACATACAGACTTGAGAAAGGCCCATCAGGTTTGGGTACAGGTTGTGATGTGTAGTGTAGGTTGCGATTTAAACTTCAAACAGCATATTGTATCTCAGTGGAAACACAATACTCACTTGAGGAGATGAGCAGAGTAACCTTCTGGAATGTCTTTATGGCACCTCTCAATATCAGAGCGCATTAAAACTACCCTCAATAGTTTTTCTGTTACAACAAGAGTCATtatgtctctttcttttttaagaaagtcCTGTATACAACCTCTTTATAAAGCCCCTTAATGTAATATTAGTCTTGTTTTTCATTAGTGCATGTTCTTATGAGTTGTCCCTGTTAACAGGTCATGATTCTGCATGTATTCAAACAGAGAGTATATGGTTTTCTGTGTGACACATGCCTCTCTATCTTGTGACCAATGTTCAGTCGTCTGTGGACACAGTTTTCTTTCATCACTGTTGCACTGAAACGTTGTGCTGAGTAACTGTCTGTGAATTTGACTGGGACACAAGTCTTGTGTGGTCTCCTGTGTGGAGCAGGTGCTGTGAATAAGGACTATAGTCTGTCCTCTGATGTCAGCGTCAGCTTCAAGTTTGACATGAATCATGGCTATAGTGTCTTCTACAGGTTGgattcatctttaaaataagCATGTGTTATAATTTCAGTTTCAACTTAGGTTTCCATTTCAATGAGTAGGTGTATTCTGTGAAGAAGCTTTTGTGAAAGCTGCTGTATCCCTTGAGGAACGTTTTTGTTGTAGTATGCAGGTATAGCTAGAGGGAAAAGGTTACAACAGTCAGGTCTGCACAGGCCAGCTCCTAGGGCTTCACTGGTATACTTTTTGGTTTATTTGGTAACAAAGCAGGTTAGTCCTAATTTCAGGATCCCTCAAAAAACTTTGTTGCCTTAAAAACATATACAGACTCTGCATGTGTGTGGTCAGTATACGCAAAGTCTCTCTCTgacttttccctcctcctctccgtaTAGATGCACTTACAGAGTTTATATATGCTTTGCTATGTAGCATAGGTATCGTTGGTACTTCAATTGTAGAATGTTTCATTGACCATGATTTGTATACCAAAAGACTGTAAATACAACTGAGAAGATGAATTTGCATGATAGATGTTAAGAATGTAAACATAATTTATAGAATTAGCTATAGGATGTGAAGACTGAATGCAAGTACACCTGGATGCCAATGCTGCATTTCCATCCGAGTGACTTTGAAAGATTTCCCTTAAGTCTATTACGCATGTATTTACATGCCTCTCCGGCCTGCATCCTTGGGAAGCACtgttggattttaaaaaattattcagatttgattagaaaaaaaaaatcaaaattatctgggttttgttgttaggtttttttaattaaattaatctgcAAAAATTAGTTGATAACACTGAGTTTGACTAAGGTAATATAGTGTATGTGGTAATAAAGTATACAGGAATCGCACATGTGTTTGTTCAATATATAAATCCTGACTTTCCTTCTAGGTTTCCAAATGCGGGAAAATCATCCTTGTTAAGCAAGATTTCTCATGCCAAACCTGAGATTGCAAATTATGCATGTAAGTTGATACTCTTATTTTTAGAGCAGTAATATTTTCATGAGAGCAAGAAGTCTTTTCTCTGACTTGGTTTAGAGGCTTGTAATAAAGAATAGGGGATAACCATGTTGTCAGCTAAATGCGTTACATACGTTACACAGATTTGTAGTTGTAAGAAATACTTCAAAGAAAGAACTTGCTGTTTCAGTGTCCAGTTTCTTTAAGCATCTCAGATTTTCATGTGTACGCCCTCTTAGTGCTTCAATGTGTCAGTGCAGGGtctatttaacatttattttagtcTCATCCCATTTTATTCCATCTGAGACTCTCCATGGTTTGTAATATCCTCAGTGTACCACCTAAGCACCATCAAGTTTCTTCGCATAAACATCTTGTATGCTTTGGAAATAGCTACCACCTGCTCTTGCAACAGAGTAAGATTTTGGTTTTGAATCTGTCtactgaaaaatgccatttttattactCTTCTGTCAGTAAATTAGGATTAGCCATCTGAtcattctttaattaaaaaacaagagTACAAGTATTGATAATTCCTACGAATAATGACCTTCTTGCACCACTCTTGATTCTCTACagcctttttatattttttttctcaaatttaagAGTCCTATCTCACTTtgcctttccttgtttttttttttatttggaagttATTCCATAGTCTAGATAATCCTTTTTGTGTCTGAGGCTCCTCTAGCCCCCCTATTCCCTTTTTGGGATGACGGGAACGGAACTGCAGACAGTGCCAAGATTTGGTGAACCAATGGTTTTTTGAGTGGTCTAATTTTGTTagctcttgttttgctttttctatatTCCTTTCCCAGTAATTCTTAACATaccattttccatattttttttctgctactgaacatttgtttcatttaaatatgaAGTGAGAAAGTCCAGcaacatttaaatgttttgtaacagtaacatttttttaaatgttaaaaaattttgggttttcctctcctcttttttcccttgtcaTAGTTACAACGGTACAGCCTGAACTAGGAAAGATCATGTATGCAGATTATAAGCAGGTTGGTATGAAAATCCATTCTTGTTGCTCGTTAAAGTTGTATATAATGGTTAGTTATGTTGCTTAACataatttcataaagaaaaaggaaacttgtAGGTTTTTTCACGTGTGTATATAATGTACATACAAAATGCAATTACATGGACTTAATGAAATTTGTGGAGaaagtactatttttttaaagtcactaaAGACTTTCTAAAGATTTCAAGTCACTTTAATAAATGGCTTCTTATTTTCCCTTGTCTCCTTTCTGTGGTTCTAATCCTGCTTTATAATCTTAGAATTGTGATGTGGAATGTGTGTGTGGAATTGAGGTTACTGTGTCCTAGTATACTCTTGTTAAGTTCaggactataaaaaaaaaaaaaatcattgtttcagAGACTaacctgttatttttatttagaagagGCAACTTTTCTGTAAGTTCACTATACGGAGAGCTCTGGAATGAATGGCTCGTTTTCAGAATGGATTTTAAATAGGGGCAGGTTTGTCCAATAGCTGCAGATCTGCAGTAGTAAATGACAGGGAATTTAGTGACCATAACCCAGTTACCATAACACTGTTCTGGCTCTCTAGGTTGGTTGCCCTGACTTccttttgtggtttgtttttttttttttttttgggggggggtgggggtgttttgttttggctttttattaaaaaactaaaatagtGTGAAGTAATATCAATTGCCTGAACAGCCAGGTTAGTGCCCTTCCTGAAAGGTGAGGTACCTGGCTCCAGTTCCTTTTGTAGTAGGCTGTAGCTCTGGAGGACTGGTAGAGCTACTGCCCTACCACCTTATTTTTTGTGAACCCAACTCCACCTGGCTTCTTCAGTTAAAGTTGTCAGATATTGTGTGGCACCTGGAATCCTTTCTACAGTATCCACGAAGGGAAAAGAGCAACGCTAAATGAGACTTAGTAATAGATTTTGGACCCCAAGTTCATGTAAGGTTGCAGCAAACATTTTGGTTTCTCAAGCTTGAATCTTCTTtgatgtgcttttgttttgttttttaagtatatGATACATGCAGTACTGGACTCATCACTTCCAAGATAAAAGGCGAATGCTCAAAGGGTTTCAGATGCGTTAACCAGGAAAGCATACCTCCCAGACAGTGAGGTATGCTTTTCACCTCAGTGAAAAGACAGAAACTTTCTCTCTTCACTTTCAGAAGCAATAATCTTAGTGGGATTCAGTAGCTGATGCTTGAAAGCTTCATTTAACAAGCTTCAACAAAACTGTATGTTAAAGGAAGTATGTCTGGTTTGTCAGGTTCCCTTAGAGATGCACACATCTAAGGGAAAATTTTTGTATATTCATTTTATCTGCTAGTTTAGGGTAACTTATCCTAGAAAAGTGTGCTGCAAATAACAGGATTatttatatccttttaaaaaactACCTACCTGCCGTGAATCAAGACATCTTGCTCTTACTGGTGTATCTTTCTCCAGCAGGAGAACTAACTTGCACTCctggctttcttttctgcagtctGTTTCACGTCATAGCCAGTGACCCTTATTGGGGGCTGCTTCTGCAGTTCATGGTTTTTAGACTACAGTGTAGCGTGCTATATAGGAACTATATGGTAAAAATATCTCTTCTTCTAAAATCAAGGGAATGAGTGATTGTGATCACAGAGAACATCTGTGAGTAAGAGGAAGTACTTCAGCTCTCAGTATTGcaactgctgaaaacaaaacaatgtaaGCAATTAAGAGCAATAATTGAGGTGACGGTTCTGTATCATTCAAGGGAGAGTGGcttattatatctttttttttcccctacagaacACTGACGTTTTTAAGGAAATGTGTGGCAATTTGCTTATTTTATCTTAGTAtgttataaagaagaaaatacatgcaAGTTACCTGGTGCTGTCTGTCATTACTGCTTGCAAAAGAAAAGACACGGAAGTAGAGGATCTGAGTATGAGTCTGGCTTCAGGTCTTAGTACCAGATCATGGAAACTAGCAGAATCATTTACTTTTCCTACCAGTATATCTGAACCAAGTGTTCTTTTGAGAGAATATGAGTTTCTTTATGAGCTTCGTAAAAGATACTCTTTGAAAGAGAACTAAAGCTGGGGACAAAAAAGTGGTGATGATGGTACTGCAGCACCCAAACCCATCACACCAGGAAGCGGATGTTTCTGTTCTAACTCTCTAGTTATTCTCTCCTGTTTCAGTTATTCTCTCCCTGTTTCTAGCTACGAGTCTGTGGTTCACCCAGTTGCATCTCACGTCTCTGTAGATGGAAAATTCTGGAGCAAGGCTTCGAGTATTTAGGGAATGCGTCATGGTCAAAAGTTAGTGTGACCCATGAGTGGGAGCGTAACTCACTCATAGCAGAAAGCCCCCTTCTGCAGTAAGTAGCACACTGGAAATTTTATTGTGTGCTGGTTTGGGCATTGTTTAATTGAATCCATTTGCTGTCTTAATGGAAGACCGTGCATTTGTTCTTCTTTGCTTCACTGTCTTAGATTTCTGTGAGTTACTGAGTAGGTATCTGGAGTTTTTagtattcttctctttttttggtctGTCTCAGCTCTCCTTTACAACTGTGTACAACCCCTCCTACAACAATCAGCTGAGAAAATGACAAGATCCCTGTCCATTGTAGCAGTCTTTGCTGGCCTCTTGTTGGAAGCTGATGTGCTAATCAAAATCTCATTTCAGTTGAAGAGAAGGCAAATTCTTGGAACTTCACACGCTCAGGGGAACAACGTTAAGTGGGTTTGCATTTGGAATAAAGATTCTCTGTAGCCACAAGGAACAGACTTTCTTTTCAGACAGTGACAGTTTGAATTCTATACAACTGTGGTAGCCTGATCTTCTTGCCTTTTGGAGTCTGTTTTATTCTCAGGTAATAGGTAAATTTTGCAAGATCACTGCTGAGGTATTATTACCTTCTGTTTTCTACTTTGCAGGCAGCTATAAATAAATAGACAGGGGAACATGAGGAGCACAGTATCTGTGTAATAGTAGCATTTTGTTTAGATCTGCTTCTGATGATAGACTAAATGTATTGAAACAGCCAGTGCGTACTGATGGAGAACTGATCCCCCACACAATTCCCAGGAATACACATAAAGTAAAAGGAATCTCTCAAAATAGCTATTCTGGACATTCCTATCTCTGGgttcttttatttatataaaatgatAATATGTGCTGATAGTTTAAAGTCACCATTTTTGCTtgttggaaatgttttgtttgaaacCTTTGTTTTCCTAGATTTCAGTAGCTGATCTCCCAGGACTGATTGAAGGTGCACATGCAAACAAAGGGATGGGCCACAAATTTCTCAAACATGTAGAAAGAATCAAACAGCTTCTCTTAGTTGtaagttaaataaaatttacagctTATTGAAATAAAAGGCAGTGCAGTAAATAAAATGCGTCTTAAATGCAGTGTAGTTGgaatttaggaaattatttttaatttgcatgtttTGTGATAAATATAGCTGTAATACCATTTTCAGAATGGAATTCTCAAACAACTGATGATAAATTAAATCCCTAAGtagaatttattattaaaatttgcCAATTAATTTAGAGCAGTGAAGTGTTCCCATCGTAATTAAAGcatgggatgatttttttttaccttttttatgtAACATCCCCTTAAAAAAGAGGATTAAAAATCAGATCTTTGAGAAACACTGTATCAGAACCAACCAGTTTGTGCTTTCAGTGTCTATGGTGTTATATTGGTGTATAGTTGCCCTCTGTTATTTGCCCAGGAATGAGGGTACATCTCTTGACATTTTACTGCAAAGTAGTTGATGGAGAGTACCTTGATACTGTAACATAATTTAATACCACAAAGCTTGTTTTCATGTAACTTTTTCAGGTTGATATTTCTGGGTTTCAGCTGTCTGTTAAGACTAGGTTCAGAACAGCCTTTGAAACTATCTTGCTTCTAACAAAGGTAAGTTCTCATCTTTCCTAATTGACATTTGTAGTTATGTGTTGAGCCAAGAAAGAGGCTCAGTTTTGATAAGAACTTTCAAATGTTAGTGTGTCTTCTGGATTTATAATATAAGGCCAGTTAACAAGCTTAGGGTTCTTCAAAAtatgaaatctttattttcaacTATCCAGGTGAAACCGCTCTATTTTATGTTGGGCACAACTGTTCATTCATTAATCTGTGTAGCATATGAGATATTTCTTACAGTCCAGCAAAGGTGAAAAGACTCATGATTTTCAGTTCCCCAGTCTGGTAGCATTTTAGGAAGTAGAAATACATGGGTATAATTAAATCCCTGCCTTGATGCCCTTACTGCATAGCCTAATGGAGATGAGACATCAGGCCCCAGCTTTGCAGACATTCAGTGTTTCCATCTCTGATTAAAATAATACCTTTTACATAATTTCAAGTTTAACTGCTGTTCTCTCTCTAGCTGTACAACTTAAGATGATGAATCTTCTGAAATAcagctatttctgtttctttttagccAATTCATTGTTGTGATTTCATTTCTGATACTAACAGTAGTCCATTAAAATGCTTAAGAATCAGAAAACTCTCCAAAGAATTTGCTTATGTGTTTTACAGATCTGAACTTTTTCTGAAATTGATTTTGTGTTTGTGgatatcagaaaaaaaccaccccaaaactgcCATTGTTTTTATAGGAGGCTGTTTCAGAATCGACCAGCCTGTTTACCTGAAACATCTGTGTTTGagtaaaaaaatcactgaacGTTATTTTCTTCTGTCGGACTGCTTTAATACATCAACCTTGAGCTCCTGAGTAAACCTCTCAGCTGCCTAAGCACAAAAGACTGTTTAGGCAATTAAACAAATGAGAGAGGAGATGTAAAATTGAAGTAGCGCTTGTTAAACTACGAATAATTACTAAGGCAAATTTACTTGTCTTTTAAGGAACTGGAGCTATACAAAGAGGAACTTCTAACAAAGCCTGCCCTTCTTGCCATTAATAAAATGGATTTGCCTTGTGCACAGGATAACTTGAGTGAATTTATGAAACAACTACAGAATCCTCAAGGTAAAATGAACTTTCACCAATAACCTTCAACAAAAGTAG of the Larus michahellis chromosome 2, bLarMic1.1, whole genome shotgun sequence genome contains:
- the GTPBP10 gene encoding GTP-binding protein 10 codes for the protein MVRCGGAVLRKYGNFIDDLRVYVRGGTGGMGYPRLGGEGGKGGDVWFIAREGTTLKSIRERYPQKRFIAGTGVNSSVKALKGEKGKDCEVHVPPGISVLCDDGTQIGELNAAGERFLAARGGLGGSLATNFLPCKGQRRIVHLDLKLIADVGLVGFPNAGKSSLLSKISHAKPEIANYAFTTVQPELGKIMYADYKQISVADLPGLIEGAHANKGMGHKFLKHVERIKQLLLVVDISGFQLSVKTRFRTAFETILLLTKELELYKEELLTKPALLAINKMDLPCAQDNLSEFMKQLQNPQDFLHLLQEEMIPANTLEFKNIIPISTYTGEGIEELKAHIRKCIDEEAEQENEEYRKKKLLLLQTSVEEQMNRS